Genomic DNA from Pleurodeles waltl isolate 20211129_DDA chromosome 1_2, aPleWal1.hap1.20221129, whole genome shotgun sequence:
GTGGGACTCCGCATATGTGATCACTGGCGTCTGAGGTAAAGGGTGCTAGGCTGACTAACTCTATcctgccagtcaggaaggagcaggtTCAGCATTTCTTATTGGCATTTTTGTCATGTTATAAATTTCACATTGTACTTTAAAATATTATATCACACTGGGTGATGAAGTGTGCATACAACAACCTAGTAAAACCCACCTAGTAAAACCTACAGTACGTAACATATATTGTATATGTATTGACAAAAATGGCTTTTTATTGAATTAATTTCAAAGTTCATGTAAATCCTTTTGATTAACACATTGTATAGCCCTCAAAAGTACTCAAAAGTTCTTACAGTTGACTGAACATTTCTTGTATGATGTTTTGAAACAAGCCTCTCTTTGTATGGAACATAAGCCTTATCTAAATAAAGCTAAATAAAGAAATGGAATATAAACTAAGGAAGTATGATATCAGAGAGAGGGCATTGGTTGGCAGCTCCCACTGGACGGGATCAGAACTCTTGACATCTGGTAGAGGTGACCCTTCTCCTTCATTGTTCCTCAAAGAATTCACAGGTATTGTCTCCTCTCTGCCCTATCATTAAATTGGGTAGAAGCGGGCCACAGATTTAACTTTCAAAATGGGAGGATGAACTTTGTGTAAGATGCTCTACTGGCACGTCTGGTTGTGTCTACTAACAAAGCAGCATGTACAGAAAGTTAGGTGTACAGAGATATAAGGCAGCCTCAGTGAGTCTTACCTTTGCCACTTGTCAAACTTTTTTGTTAATTTATATTTTACCTTCCTCAACATATTTATAAAACTGTATTATCTCTAGGACGCAGGAGAGAAGTGGACTGTACATCAACAGCTGCTAATCTCGATGATGCAGTTAGAAGTGTCAGCAAAGCCCAGGACGTGAGGCTGGATACTGAGCTGATGATGAAACCCTACGCCAACTGGGAAGAGTTCCTGATGCCCGCCCCCATCTCCATCGCTATCCTAGGAGAGCTGGCAGCCATTTCATCAGCTGGAGGGGACTTCTCTATCAACCTGAATCCACCAAAAGGTGGCTTCCAGTTAATGaaatacccagattcctttgctgCATCCTTAATGCAGGTTTGTAATTCAGCCTGGTTTGCCTTcaacacagcaaacaaaaacatggacCAGATCAGGCTCCTCTCAGGTTTCATCCCGAGGGCCAATGCAGAAATTGTTAAGATTCTGTTCATGCCGACTGTCACTGTTaatgccctcctcccaaagaagCTGAACAGTTTGCTCCGTGTGTCCAAGGAGTGCACGTCCTTAGCTCAGTCTGTGGAGGGAAGCTTTAATGAGACAATATATCTAATCCAGGAGGTGCTTGAAGCTTGTGTGAACTCCAAGAAGGGCTACGAGAACAAGCTGACCGATGTGAAGATCGCACTGGAGCAGCTCACCATGAGAGAAGCATCCACAGTGAAATCTTTACAGATGGCCGAAGCATTTAAGAGTGCTACTGAAACCCAACTAAATAATTCAATAAACTCCTACAAGGATGCAATGGACAAATTGCCCTCTGTGATGGAAACTGTTGGTGCTGATATTCTAGGAAGCATTCTTAACCCGCCATCTTTCACTGGAAACAAAGCTGTAAAACAAGAGTCAGAGGCAGATGGTCCTGCAGATGGTAATGGTGACAAGGATGATGTGAAGTCCTACACTTGCACCAGCAAAGTCTGTGCCACATCCAATCAGGTGACATCACTTGCAAACAGTCTTTACAATGTCGTAGACAGTAAAAAGGAAACCATTACCATGAAAATGGTTTATAATGAGAGAGACCATACAATCACAACAGACTATCAGAAAAAGCATTTATTGGGCTTACAAAAGGATATAAATGATGAAGGCACatgtaaagcaaaaaaacaaatggatCATTTTCTGCAAAGTGGCATTGCTATTTGTGAGGCCTTGCAGAGAGCAGCCACATCTGAGTCGTTGGATGAGAAGCACTTGAAGCTCATTGCTGAAAAGATAAGATCCCTAAGGGACATCTCATTAAGCATCGATTCATATTGTAAAAAAGTGACGGATGCCCCTCCTATGCAGATAAGGCCCCCAAATCTGTCTGCAGCTGCAAGCAGTGGCGGGATTGGATCTCAGGCTGCACAGATGGCCTGGGCCAGAGTGGAACAGGCCAGACTACAATTAAACAATACCCAGGTCATGTATATGAAGACATTTGAGAAtctcaaaaaagaaaacagaattcTAACAGAAATCCTGGTAGAAATGAGGAGCCACAAGCTGGACAAGATTGATTTTGACACAGCCAAGAACATGCTCATTAAAGGTTTGGATGCTCTGTCAAAACTCAAGGAGCAGTGGGAGAAGATGATATACTTCTTCCAGATGATATCCAGCCTCATTGAGTCCTGCCTTGTGAAGTCTGTCAATGACTTAGTGGAATCTGCCCAATCGGTGCAGAGCATTACCGGTTATTCTGCGGATGCCTTCGTGAAAGACATGTTATTCATGCGGGTATCCCATGCAAGCAACATAGGCTACCTGGTCAACATGATATCAAGTACTTACTATGAAGTGTCTGAACGCTACCTGATGGACCGTGTGAGTGCTTTAGGAATATTCCTCACCATGAATCCCTCAAACCCAGAGTTCAATCTAGAGCGCCTGAAGTTACAAACTGGCTGCAAAGATGCTCAAACAGCAATCCAGAACTTGgtaatttcaaagaaaaaagagtTTGACATGAGTCTAGAGGCACGAGTCGAAGTAATCAATTGCCAGCTGGGAGCAGCAATTCCACCCATGTCAGAAGCAGAAAGGAAGAGCATTAGTGAGGCTGTACTGGCAGGGGCAAGTGCTGCTGGAAATTCCAGAAATAACAATCTAAACATGGATgactttttttagtttttctagcACATTTTGTTCTATTCATGCTTATTTTATCATTCTTCGCTTAGACAGGTATGATTTGGAGTTAGAGGGTAAGGGCTGTTTGTTGAGGATATTTGGTGTGTGTAGTTTTTTTAACTAAATGTATGTTGTACATTATCTGAAATTGTGATGGAACCGCAGGCAATCATCACACAATGCTGATCCACTTACATATGATATCTGACCTGGAACTCAAAGGTATTACCAATAGTCAGGTTAGTCAATTTTAAGTCAATAACAATTATTTGATGACATAAAACAGGAGGTGTCTGGGCACCGGCTACATGTCCTGTAATGCTAcctacaaaaaaataaacatttaagttCAACCTAAATGAGGaaggtacttagggggtcattctgaccccggcggtcagagaccgccggggccagggtcggcgggagcaccgccgacaggccggcggtgccccgcagggcattctgaccgcggcggttcagccgcggtcagatgcggaaaaccggcggtctcccgccggttttccgctgcccttgtgaatcctccatggcagcggagcgcgctccgccgccatggggattctgacacccgccATCCGCcatccgccatcctgttcctggcgggtctcccgccaggaacaggatggcgatagggggtgccgcggggcccctgggggcccctgcagtgcccatgccaattgcatgggcactgcaggggcccccgtaagagggccccactttgtatttcagtgtctgctatgcagacactgaaatacgcgaggggtgccactgcacccgtcgcacatacccactctgccggctccattcggagccggcttcctcgtggggaggggtttcccgctgggctggcgggcggccttctggcggtcgcccgccagcccagcgggaaagccagaatggcctccgcggtctttcgaccgcggagcggccatatggcggctccctccacgcgggcggcgaccgccgcccgcgggggtcagaatgacccccttaatgtcttctcAACATTTCCTATACAAAGTAATTTCCTGATCTCAAATGGAAGATCATTGCACAGTTTTAGATCAGTGGCTTGCAACAGTGTCTCTTCCAGATTCTTTGACTATACTTGCAGGAATTAAACCAGTCTATAGCTTGGAATTTGAAAAGTTGCAGGGCATATATGCTTTCATCTTTTGTCTCCAATGGTCCAAATATGAACAGTAGACATTCTATAAATTATTGTGGAGACACATCCTCAATAAGGGTCAAAAGCCTTTCTCTGCCCTTCACTGAGAATGACTCCCACAAAAGAGAGCCCCAGTGCTGATGACCTATCCTCCAAATTTGTCAGGCCCTCTCAAAGACCGCAACCATTTATCAACATCATCACCATCAATAAACTTTGGGACAATCTCTTTGGGGATCCTAGAGTCAAATGTTTTTTCTTCTTCCCCATGAACATTGCTGCTACAATTATCTTATGCTTCAAGCCCATCTTGACCCTTCTTTCTTCAGGGGCTAGTCTCCTTTCCTCAAGTTCAAATCTTTTCTCCCCTAGTCAGAGGAGGTCAAGCTCATCCTCAAGGCTACCTATAACCTTACTAGTAGGGGGGCCTGCTAGAGTGACTTCTGTCACTGCTCACCTGTGAAAGGGATCTAGGAGAGGGTAGGGAGTTTTGTTTGTTTCCTTCTTCTCCATAATTTTGTTTGGGCTAGGGAATCTTCCTCACCTTTTTCAAGGTCTTCCTCTGAGGACAGATCCTCCCTCGCTAGCCTTTCTTTCCCACAAGAGCTGAGGGTCTTTTGAAGGTCCTCCCTTCAAGGACTGAAATGTGCTCTATAGCTAATGCCCCCAGCTTGGCCGATCACTCTTAGATCATTAATTGTCAGAGCTCAGATGACAGTCAAGTCAAGATGTTTGCCAGATTCCATCATGCACTAACTTTTACTGCATGCTGGgacctttttaaaacttttaaaacttgTGTCTTGTGTATTACTTTTCAGAATGGGGACTACACAGTGCCCAATCAGTTccaattaaaaacatgttttaaaaaattaggaaaaaaaattTGGGTCAAATATCAATTGAGGATTTCTCGTGCAAAAAAACCAAACACTTGTGACCAAAGTGTAGTGCGAAATAAAAGTTCAGGCTCCTACCACTGTAACAccaatgtaggaaagtggagtataatACAGTGAGGATGCTTAGGTCTCATTATGTATTACTCACAAATGCCCCAAACTGGGTcctttcacaataataaatccataGGTCAGTCCTGGtagtatggcacagagcagtcaggcttttttttgttgttgttctttttatTAGATTTTTGCATATACAACAACTACAAACTAACTTCTTGGGGTACAATGGAGACATTGATATGTGTTCGTCGACCTCTGGCACCATTGCATGCATTTGCTTGCCAATAAAACATGTTACTCAGATACCAGTGGAGATATCTTGATTCTTGTTGCATTATTACTGCAGCTAGTGGATGGAACCTGGATATCGTGCACCTATCATTTGTGCCCCTCTTGAGGTGTGGTAGTATGCAAGATAGGGATCTTATGACATAACTTTAGTTATCGTATGTGAGGTGTGCGGTTATCGTGTATGTATTTTTGCCTATCCCTCCATCTCCTAAATGGCAGTGAGTGTTTCAACCTTAATGTACTCAGCtaaataatacctatttttctaaacctgcgtgatgcatttttgtggtggtttcactatgttactgtatgatttattgcacaaatactttacacattgccttctaagttaaggctgactgctcagtgccaagccactagagggtggccacaggataatttggattgtgtgtgacttaccctgagtaggattgtgatccctattcggacaaaggt
This window encodes:
- the LOC138251428 gene encoding uncharacterized protein, which translates into the protein MEFNILFYILVILFSILECSNSGPVSIYRRRREVDCTSTAANLDDAVRSVSKAQDVRLDTELMMKPYANWEEFLMPAPISIAILGELAAISSAGGDFSINLNPPKGGFQLMKYPDSFAASLMQVCNSAWFAFNTANKNMDQIRLLSGFIPRANAEIVKILFMPTVTVNALLPKKLNSLLRVSKECTSLAQSVEGSFNETIYLIQEVLEACVNSKKGYENKLTDVKIALEQLTMREASTVKSLQMAEAFKSATETQLNNSINSYKDAMDKLPSVMETVGADILGSILNPPSFTGNKAVKQESEADGPADGNGDKDDVKSYTCTSKVCATSNQVTSLANSLYNVVDSKKETITMKMVYNERDHTITTDYQKKHLLGLQKDINDEGTCKAKKQMDHFLQSGIAICEALQRAATSESLDEKHLKLIAEKIRSLRDISLSIDSYCKKVTDAPPMQIRPPNLSAAASSGGIGSQAAQMAWARVEQARLQLNNTQVMYMKTFENLKKENRILTEILVEMRSHKLDKIDFDTAKNMLIKGLDALSKLKEQWEKMIYFFQMISSLIESCLVKSVNDLVESAQSVQSITGYSADAFVKDMLFMRVSHASNIGYLVNMISSTYYEVSERYLMDRVSALGIFLTMNPSNPEFNLERLKLQTGCKDAQTAIQNLVISKKKEFDMSLEARVEVINCQLGAAIPPMSEAERKSISEAVLAGASAAGNSRNNNLNMDDFF